GTTACTGCCGGACGGTTTGCAGGTGCTTGAGGCTTGGGGGTTCCAGTACAAGACCAATTTGATCTGGCACAAGGTGAGAAAGGATGGCGGGTCGGATGGACGAGGAGTCGGCTTCTATTTCCGCAATGTGACGGAGATGCTGCTGTTTGGAATACGGGGAAAGGGTGCCCGCACGCTGGCCCCGGGACGTCGCCAGGTCAATCTGTTTGCTTCGCGCAAGCGGGAGCACTCTCGCAAACCGGACGAACAGTACGCGATCATCGAGAGCTGTAGCCCCGGGCCATACTTGGAGCTGTTTGGACGCGGCTGTCGGGCCGATTGGACGGTCTGGGGAAATGAAGCGGAAGCTGGTTATTCACCGACCTGGCCGACGTACCGTTACAACTCGTCGTCTACACGGCCCGTAACGGCGTGAATCTTGACGACCTGCGTCGCATTGGGTTTGACGTAAGGACACGGAATCATGCCCGTGCAGTGCTCACAGCGGATTTCCCTGCTCAGTTGGCGGAATTGTGTCATGTTCTTGGCACGACAGCGAGGTATTGTTGAACGCTCCAACAAGGACTTTGTCACCGCTTGGTCTCACCAGTTCACCAGTGACAAGTTCGGCACCGCAACCACACACTGGGATAAACTACAGCAGCGGATCGACCGAGGCGTTGGCAACCCGTGCCCGTTGTTGTTGCTTGGAGTTCCCGATAGCGTGGTCTTCCAAGGGCCTAATTGAC
The genomic region above belongs to Spirochaetaceae bacterium and contains:
- a CDS encoding MT-A70 family methyltransferase; its protein translation is MSDPGRDLSSCLGAQTFSTVMADPPWRFLNRTGKVAPEHRRLSRYTTLTVEEICSLPVAQHLRDTAHCYLWVPNALLPDGLQVLEAWGFQYKTNLIWHKVRKDGGSDGRGVGFYFRNVTEMLLFGIRGKGARTLAPGRRQVNLFASRKREHSRKPDEQYAIIESCSPGPYLELFGRGCRADWTVWGNEAEAGYSPTWPTYRYNSSSTRPVTA